The DNA window TGTGAAAAACCACTGGCTGTGACGCTTGAGCAAGCAGAAGAATTAGAGCAGCTGGCTAATCAACATGGTGTTCAAACCGCGGTACCTTTTGTTTACCGTTACCACCCGATGGTTCGCGAAGCGAAAGCTCGTATTGAAAATGGTGAACTGGGCAAACTGCATTTGGTTCATGGCAGTTACTTGCAAGACTGGCTGTTAGAGCAAAGCGATAACAACTGGCGTGTGGATCCGAAACAAGGCGGACAATCTCGTGCTTTTGCCGATATCGGTAGCCATTGGTGTGATTTGATTGAATGGGTGACAGGCGAACGTTTCGTGCAGCTTGTTGCTAATTTCCATACCGCGCAAAAAGAGCGCAGTGCTGATGCCGCTGAAACTTTTACCGCTCGGACTGAAGAGCAAAAAGCCGCAGGCAAAACCACCTCTGTAACCACAGAAGACATCGCGACTGTGATGATGATGACGGATCGCAACACTCCGGTATCGCTCACCATCAGCCAAGTCTCTGCTGGGCGTAAAAACCGTTTGTGGTTTGAAATTGATGGTAGCGAAAGCAGCCTGGAATTTGACCAAGAAAAACCAGAGCAGTTATGGGTGAGTCGTCGCGATTCTCGTTCTCTTATCGTGCGCGATCCTACTCAAGGTTCTGATGAACAACGTCGTTTGTCGATCACTCCAGCGGGGCATGCGCAAGGTTATAGCCACTGCTTCGAAGCTTTTATGCGCGATTTCTACGCATCATTACAAGGCGCAAACCCAGTCGGTTTACCTTCTTTCAAAGATGGCGTTCGTGCTGCGAAATTGATTGATACCACGTTGAAATCTGTACATAGCAAACAATGGATTAACATCGAGTAGAACTGACCTTCTACCGTGAAACCACCCTACATATAAAAAATAAGAATGGATAAGTCTATGAAAAACGACCACTTAATAATGCCCCGGCTACGGGTAATGATGTTCCTGCAATTCTTTGTTTGGGGCGCATGGTATACATCGATTGCCGTTTACATGTCACAAGTCGGTATGAGTGACCTGACTCACTGGCCTTACACAGTAAACCCAATCGCAGCTGTGATTGCCCCATTCTTTATTGGTTTGATTGCTGATAAGTACTTTGATACACAAAAAGTCTTAGGTATCTTGCACTTACTGGG is part of the Vibrio porteresiae DSM 19223 genome and encodes:
- a CDS encoding Gfo/Idh/MocA family protein, which produces MNKSPLNAVIIGTGMIAHVHFRALKVAGVNVIGLVDANPEQAQRIAAKWQVEVFADLHAALNCAEVDVVHICTPNAFHYPMAKEAVAAGKHVVCEKPLAVTLEQAEELEQLANQHGVQTAVPFVYRYHPMVREAKARIENGELGKLHLVHGSYLQDWLLEQSDNNWRVDPKQGGQSRAFADIGSHWCDLIEWVTGERFVQLVANFHTAQKERSADAAETFTARTEEQKAAGKTTSVTTEDIATVMMMTDRNTPVSLTISQVSAGRKNRLWFEIDGSESSLEFDQEKPEQLWVSRRDSRSLIVRDPTQGSDEQRRLSITPAGHAQGYSHCFEAFMRDFYASLQGANPVGLPSFKDGVRAAKLIDTTLKSVHSKQWINIE